GTCCGGCAGGTCGACTACGGTAAACCGGAATCGTTGTCGGACGCGGTTCAGGGCTCCGCCGCCGTCGCACACTTGGCCGGAGCACTTCAGCCTCGGCGTGGCGAGCGGCTCCACGATGCGAACACCGCGACCACCCGAAACGTGGTGTCCGCCGCCCGAGCCGCCGGCGTTCGCAGGTTCGTCTACCTGAGCGCGCCGGGCGCGGAGTTGAACTCACCCAACGAGTACCTGCGCTCCAAGGCCCTGGCCGAATCGGCCATACGCCGGGCGGGATTCGAGACCGTGGTGTTCCGTGTCCCCATGGTGCTGGGCGCGGGAACGCCGTCGACGCGCACCCTGTTTCACCTGGCCGCGAAGCGCGTGGCGCCGCTGGTGCGCGGCGGCAGGGTGCGCATCCAGCCGGTGGCTCTGGCGGACGTGACCCGCGCCATCCAGTGGGCGCTCACGGTGGAGACCGCGCCTGTCCATGTGCTGGACCTGATGGGTCCCGACACCCTGACCTACGTCGAGCTGTTGCGCCGGGCCGCGACGCGCATGAACCGGAGTCCGCTGGTGTTGGGTGTGCCCGGCTGGCTGGCGGAGGCAACCGCCGTCGTGGGCGGACGGCTGGGGTGGGGCTGGAACCGGACCCTCTTCGACACGCTGTTCAACGAACATCTCGGGGATGCCACGGAGACGCGCGCGCTCCTGCCGTTTCCGTTGACCCCGGTGGACGATCTGCTGGATGAACTGTCGGTACGGACTCACGGGCACGCAACCGACCACGGACAAGGAACGTGAACGATACAACGACGCAGGAAGCAACGGCTCCGCCGAAGGAACAGAGCCTCTTGGCCCGCCTCGTGCCGGTTGCGCTGACGATTGTCATCTTCGGCGTCATCTTCTGGCGCATTCCCTTCGAGGCCTTCTGGCAGGCCGTTTCCGGCGCGCGCCTGCTGCCGTTCTTCGCCGTCATGGGCTCGTTCTCGCTGTGTTTCTTTCTGGCGGACTCGGCGGTGCTCACGGCCTTGATCCGCTGGTTTCACGGACCCATCCGCTACCGGGAGCTGTTGCCGGTGCGCGCATCCACCTACGTCGTCGCCATCATCAACACGCAACTCGCCCAGGCCGCGCTGGCGCTCTACCTGAACCGCCGCTTCCGCACGCCCCTGGGCGAGATCACCAGCACCGTGGTGCTGCTCATCCTGCTGGAGGCCACCAACCTCTTCTTCTTTGCCACGGTGGGCTCGGCCGCTTTCCCGGGCGGGACGCCGGCAGTGTTTTTCGTCCTGCCGGCCGTGCTGACGCTGCTCTGGATCGTGGTCGTGGGCACCGCGCGCGGCCGGTTCGGCGCGCTGGGACGGCGCTTCGGCGGCAACGTACTCCTGTCCACGTTCCGCCGGGTGCGTTTACCTCAGGCCCTGGCCATCCTCGTCCTCAAGGGCTCCGTGTTCTTCCTGTCACTGCTGGTCCATGCCCGGGCGCTCACGTTCTTCGGCATCGAGATCCCCGTGCTGCCGCTGCTGGCCTTCCTGCCCATCGTCTACCTGGTGGCCGCGCTGCCTGTCACCGTGGCCCACCTCGGCACCTCGCAGGCCGCCTGGATCTTCTTCTTCGGCGGCTACGCCGCCGAGGCGGACCTCCTCGCCTACAGCCTCGCCGCCCACCTCACGTTCATGCTCGCCAACGGCTCCTTCGGCCTGATTTTCCTGCCGCGGGTGTACGCGGACCTCTTCTCAAGAAGACCCACGGACACGAAAAGTTGAGGTTTGGCACGTGGCATGTTATCTGGTCAGCATGGTCAGGAGGAAACCATGAGTCAAGTCTGGCAAGTACAGGAAGCGAAGGCGCGTTTCAGCGAGCTGGTACGTGATGCCGCGGAATCAGGTCCGCAGACCATCACCGTGCGCGGGCGACGCACCGCCGTGGTATTGTCCGCGGACGACTATGACCGCCTGAAGCGTCCGGAACTCTCGACGCGCGAGTTTCTGCGGGTGTCCTCCCGAGTGGGAGTGGACCTCAAGATTGAGCGAGACAAGTCGCTGCCGCGCGATATCGACCTGTGAGCTTTCTGATCGACACCTGCGCACTGTCGGAACTGGTGAAATCGCGACCGTCGTCGCAGGTTCTTCAGTGGTTCGTGGACACACCCAAGACGTCCATGTTTGTCAGCGTCTTGACCTTGGGCGAGATCCGAAAAGG
The genomic region above belongs to Deltaproteobacteria bacterium and contains:
- a CDS encoding NAD(P)H-binding protein — its product is MTGANGVVGVALIRLLARTTLPPRQRVRALVRGPTQAAVLDGFPVEVRQVDYGKPESLSDAVQGSAAVAHLAGALQPRRGERLHDANTATTRNVVSAARAAGVRRFVYLSAPGAELNSPNEYLRSKALAESAIRRAGFETVVFRVPMVLGAGTPSTRTLFHLAAKRVAPLVRGGRVRIQPVALADVTRAIQWALTVETAPVHVLDLMGPDTLTYVELLRRAATRMNRSPLVLGVPGWLAEATAVVGGRLGWGWNRTLFDTLFNEHLGDATETRALLPFPLTPVDDLLDELSVRTHGHATDHGQGT
- a CDS encoding lysylphosphatidylglycerol synthase domain-containing protein, encoding MNDTTTQEATAPPKEQSLLARLVPVALTIVIFGVIFWRIPFEAFWQAVSGARLLPFFAVMGSFSLCFFLADSAVLTALIRWFHGPIRYRELLPVRASTYVVAIINTQLAQAALALYLNRRFRTPLGEITSTVVLLILLEATNLFFFATVGSAAFPGGTPAVFFVLPAVLTLLWIVVVGTARGRFGALGRRFGGNVLLSTFRRVRLPQALAILVLKGSVFFLSLLVHARALTFFGIEIPVLPLLAFLPIVYLVAALPVTVAHLGTSQAAWIFFFGGYAAEADLLAYSLAAHLTFMLANGSFGLIFLPRVYADLFSRRPTDTKS
- a CDS encoding type II toxin-antitoxin system Phd/YefM family antitoxin, with product MSQVWQVQEAKARFSELVRDAAESGPQTITVRGRRTAVVLSADDYDRLKRPELSTREFLRVSSRVGVDLKIERDKSLPRDIDL